The following is a genomic window from Mya arenaria isolate MELC-2E11 chromosome 4, ASM2691426v1.
ATATTGTACTTATTAAGGTTAGagaccactaaataaataaaatacatgagAAGAAAGTACCACTTGTGTATTACACACTCAATAACGTtcgaaacaagagctgtcgtaagacagcacCCTCGACTaagccgctttgacttagaagagAATTCCATAACGATGTattatgtgcctgtcaaaagcaataaaacaatcaaattaaaaagtgaacaagaatcgcgatgtgacaaaaccaggttttaaatgattggcagaagagattcagtttcaactgctttcttctatgttttttgtaacagtgaccttgatcctaaggaCCCCAAACACACATCCAAGGAAGTCATCCATAAattcttcctacatatcaagtttagtcacagtatgtcaaccataactgaaacagtaatctatttttagaaacagtgaccttgaccctaggggccaaAGGCAgtccatgaaagctctgcataaacttgacctatataccaagtttggtcacactatgtcaacccttacttgagttattcaggggccatattttggataaaagataatatggagttatgtaacctcattgtgtgatggtcctgaacaactgtgtgaagtattaagtcaactgAATGAAGGATATTgcacttataagtgaaaatcccaacttgcccttaaactttaaccgaagtcaatcaggggccataacttgtatgaaggataatatggagttatgtaacctcattgtgtgatggtcctgaacaactgtgttaagtattaagtcaattgaacgaagggtatagagtaattaataaatatcccaacctgccctaaaactttaaccttagttccatagtcaatcaggggccatcatttgtataaaggataatatggagttttctaacctcattatgtgatggccctgaacaactgtgtgaagtattgaGTCAATTGAAGGAAGGGTATTGGAcgtataagtgaaaatcccaacatGCCGTAacactttaaccggacgccgacgccgggccgagtagtatagccctccttattcttcgaatagtcgatcTAAAAAGGTAGGTttcttaaaaaagataaaattggATGAACGTAACCACTATGCAAGTGACAACATCCGGTGAAGGAGAAAAATTAATGCTGtgaaaatgtatacaaaaaatatcaagtagatccagcatgttcagcaaATTACTTAAATCACAAGCCATTTAGCTTAGTAACAAACAAAGATGTCATGTAGCAAATGTTCTGtgatggtataaccatgctttgaatCAATGTCATTTgtgataaaagaaaaaagttcgACTTTGATGAAATCTGCCCTCTTAAGGCGccttataaatatatgcattaataaaaaataataattaatagctacgtggctaCTAATTAACCAGTTAAacaagcgccaaaatatcgcttgtattgttttatatgtacacaaatcatatttgttttcgttttaaaaaataagtctAATGAGTTTAACAGGATCATTTTaaattgtgcgcctttaaaggGAGTCGCGCATGTGTTGGGACTAAAAACTATTtctcccggtaatgcatctgaaaacaagtattttatcataattttactctatgatatcgaaatacAGAATCCTTAACCACAATACAACTAGAACTTATATAAAACGATAGATGTGTTGACCTTCCAACAATACACTGataacatcatgtgataatgatcatgtgataatgtcaatcgaCCAATCATGCAACAACGAACAGCTCATAGTCGTTATTAGcattaatgaaaattgtggtatTCAAAGTCGAGATTTTAGCAAATATTAACACTTGCttaagggttccagcttttggtatccTAGTTTttacactccttatgatttgccacacttaattTCATCGTACATAAAactgcattttacaaaaacatgagcgagtctctTTAAAATGACGCTCTTACtcaaaagcaatacatacacatatataaaaacataaatttcatgtgataagcctttaactacttccttcatttatgaaaatattatcactgataacaagattgtaaccatgtatttgatagctgaaaacgcaaccATATTAAtcattggtgagtgctaaaaggtTGACTGTGATCTGCTGTCCTGTCATAACTTTGAAATATCGGCTACACCTTTCCTTTGAATTAAACttagtatttttcataaaagccatcgatttcgacatttatttatcctttctggtatattaaaacaattgtattaaatgtggtaaatcttatttgggagtaagagtacatctttaagaACTGATTAATATCTAATACCTGCATAAACAAAACGTGGGTGGATCGAAACCATCGGTTTGGCCAAAGTTTGTAGGATCATGAAACGGCTGTCTGAATGTATCACAATCTTCTCCCAGAATCGGGGGCGGGTCATCTGGGCTTAGTGCACGGATACTGGCATGTGACTGCTGTTGCTCTGCAGTCAACACCATTGGTTTCTGTAGATTGACCTCTATACTTACCTCTCCCGCGGGAACATTGCTGTCACCCTGCAAAGTAAATTATCATGtacaaacaaattcaaatacGAGTTAAACTCACTGAGGTGTTAATCACTTAGCAGTTGTTTTCCTTAACAAACACTTAAATGCGAAATTGAAAAGTTTGGTTTccatcatatttttaaatggttgtCAACAATAGAACTTTTTATGATGTTGAATCAATTTTACAAGCATTGTGTCCGCAATtcacataaaattatttgtttcgaTATCTGACCCTGTTAAGCATGAACGATTTATAACTTGATAACCACTTACGTGATTATACttgttaattaaatttgaaaagtcATGTCACCGATATTTTTGATGCTAACGCCTTCTGTTTCTCCATGTCGTACGTCAACAATAACAGTTCCGTGCCGTGTGCACTGTACATCCCTTTAAACAAGCCGGGTCCAATAGGAAATTGGGAACCAAAAGGACGTGTGATAGCAGGCATGCGCAGTCTTTCAAATACTTGTTTTGACCTGAAAGAAAATTGACTAGAATTAGGAAAAACGATAATACAGGATTAATTGCTTCCTGACCGTTATTCATATTGAAATGATCTGAACTGATGCCTTGAAGCAGTTTGCTTTGCATATTGCACATGCTCCTGCTATCAGGGTGagaaatcacgtgacttcaacggggttctcacatgggtcaccacgggtcaaaaccgatgtaaacaaacaagtaagtgacgttaatttctaaataactcgtttgacagaaaagatatgaaaatatttctgaacCTTAAAAAGactatgtttttttctgtctcTACtcgtgtattttttttttaatttccttgtattttaagaatgcaatccttggccaaaatgtATTGACGCAATTTTGTAGAACTGTGGTATATTTCGGTACTGGTACCCAGCTAGTAGATTAGTCCAAGGGAGATAACCAGGAACCAGGACCTGGGAAGAGGGGAGGCGAATCCGAGGCATGAGGCTCGGAGCATGCTTGCGGTAGTCCAAGGTAAAAAGCCACTTTCTTAGACGAATATACGGGTTATGCAGATACATTTAGAAAAGGTAATTGTCCCAAATAACCTATGCTAATTGGTTTATTAAAGTAAGCTGAAAAACACCACAGAACGATGCAAAGATGTCTGCGCCGTGAAACCTTGGCCAATTTATTGGCCTGAACAATACATATGGTTGAAAGTAGGAGATGTTCCTGACTTACTGGACTATCTCCTTGAATCGTTGGTCTGTAAGGCTGTTCATCCCATGCATACCCCGCAAGTCACACTCTGCGCGAAACCGCCGCAATACCTATAAAGTAGGGGTAAGTTTATTCAATATTACACAGTGGCGGATGCGAGGTCAAGCTGTAagacacttgactgtcaacTTAATAATCGTAGATCGTAGGATCCCCCCGCTTCACAACTAAAACACTTATCGTTTTATGGGAGGGACGTTTAATGGGAGTCCAGTGTGATACCTGCTCTAAACCTATGTACGTTTATAAAcaagggtagctctaaccaagGTTACATTCTGCATGTGCATTGTGCCCCACATTCTATCAACAAGACTTAAAACTAACAcggttaaaatataaacaggcCGAGGAACAGCggattaaatgttataaaatgtggGTTAAGCTggtttattaaacatttaaaatactgTACACTTGCTTTCTACTAGCCAACACCCTACACATATGTGCTACCTTCTATGCATTTAACTATTTTGTCAACTTCATTATTTGAAAGTAGAACTTAGTTATACAATGCAATCTACTTGCCAACATACTACATATAAGTGATGTCTTATATGCATCAAGCTTTTTAGTCATTTTCTTTAATCTAAAGTGGAACTTCGGTATACAAAGTTATTACGGAACACCAAAGAGTGGAACTTAAAAcggatattattaatattgtttagaATTTAGATAAAACTGAATCTTTTACCTCTTCAATCTGACCCCTATCTGGGTGTGAAGAATCACCGAGTTGTACATGAAAACTGTCTCCATTGACATCTTCCTGAATTGTAACTGTTAATTGTAGGATACACTCACAAACAAGATATGTTGTAGCTACGAACACTAATGagacaatttaaaaattaatatttcatatcgCATAATTCCTTTAAACTCATTCGAAGCTCCTCGGCCacttttatcgaaaacaacctcagatgtatttggacggtttacatactcaaagaGCGTTACGTTTTAAGTCCAATGcaatagatcgcgtagttattttatttagcagttaaactttatgacttaactcttggaaaacttttttatgtttgcaattatacacttcactggcaatcaaatTAATCTTAGGTATGCATtaacacgttaaaacactaaattaaattaataatataattcaaaaaattacgaactactcAAACTgatacatccgaggttattttcgataaaaatggccgaggagttccgaatgctttaaaccaaacaaaataatgtcCTAAAAAGAAAATCTTTACGAAAGTGAAAGaatatactgaaaaaaaaacgtattaatTACACGGGTACCTTTTCAATAGTACACGTTACGTCAACGTCAAGATGACGTCGATACCATGTAACGTTGACATTGCCATCAACGAAACTAATGCTAAACAGCCGAATTCTCTCCAAATTGTCTCTTATGtcttttttaccaaaatacTCGTACGCCACTATTCGACCTTTTTCgtactgaaatcaacaaatatttgttatgttttaaagcaGTTTTAATGTACTCTTACAAAGCAAATTGTTGACAGGATTGTATTGGTTAACAAAATGTTGCATTTGCTAAAATAAAGATTACAAACACtgattatttattgtttatatcattgACTCTGCATTGGACGTTTTAACATACATCATTTGAGTGAATGAAGTAGCTGAAGATACATATGTCATTGACTTTCAACTAGAGGCTATTAGAACTGAGCAGTGTTTTTCCCTCACCAGTCTGGTAATAGGGCGATGGGAAAGGctggtgtgtgtggggggggggggctttgtGATTGGGAAAAATGTGTTATCTTCGCTAAAAATGAGAATTCTATTTCATCTTAAAACGAAcaagaatgctttaaaatatatttcatacacaAACTATGTTAGTGaccattgttttaaaacataggttttcaaaacataaaagttggaaaaaatgtatgtttgaatATTCGAATTGGGTCGACTTTCGGTCCCGAGTTGGCCCGGAAAAAACACTCCAAAAGCAAGCAATGGTGCGAAAGAGCCTCACAATAGGATTGAAATAAGAACTTTTACAAGCGTAAAAGACTACTCGAAGTAGGAATTATTCACTCACAGTTATATGCACCAATCCGCCATAGCAATCTGTTCTTCTCCTTTTAAGTCCAAGAAGAAATCCGTAGTTATTTAGAACtggaattagaaaaaaaatatacattgataTCAACGTCTGTATACACTATATTCCATAtgaacagccgcttcagagtctttgacgatttctgttttggcgactctacgctACGTGTAGGGGAGCATAATGAATGTCCAAATGTAAAAAGTTCCCATTATTAATATTGTGGCtaaatacaagtttttttttcatataactaTACTATATAACTGCGAGGTCATTTTGTACTGTACAATAATGTTGATATAATGGCACTTAACAACTTAATATGAGATTTAAATTTACATAAACAGTACACGTACCCTTCGAATAAACTTCTCTAAATGAACACGACCAGCCTTCAACATCGGTAAACTTGAACTCTGAAATGTCAAAGTAAATTAATATCGTAATTTACATCCAACATTCTTGATGTGATACggcttaaacatatttatttcaaagttacATGATATACACAATTTGAGCACAATCAATGGATTAGTATATCTACGGTATTGTAATACCAcatgaaaaacagacaagtgatGTATGctcacataaaaataataacaaaacggAAAAGTAAGCTTTGAAACTTATACTATGGCTCACTTTCTTATGTCAATTCAGTGCAGTATTTATTGACAACTAATACAGTTACACTGACaaaaataaactgtaaataGCATTGATGGTTGATAACAAAAGTTACTACTAACTAGATAAGACGTTGACCTGTTGGCCATCAGAAGCCATTTATTCCAAAGTATGATTTATACTGTGTAGCtcttttaacatatatacatttttaagacTAAGATAAagaataaaagtattttttatcgAATCAGCGATCTCATAATGATGTAGTATGCTGTGAAAATACAATTCCAATATGTATCCGAAATATTTATATCCGAATTCATGATAACTTTAGTAAACAAACACGTTTACTTGCCTTTTAAACATCGCTGCTGCCACAATATTCCGCTATTTGATAAATCTCGCAATAAAGTGCAAGATAGAGAAATTCTAGCTAAATCCTTTCCctttaaatatgacaaaataaacgTCAAAACCTCCGGTGGAAGATCTGTCAAATTCATTTTTCCGCGAGAGTTACCTCCCTTATTTTGTCGGTATATTTGTGAGTTGTATAAATCGACTTGTAGAAAATGTAATTAGTATAATAATCAAAGAATGCACGGCAATGTATAAATGTTGCAATAAATAACGGTTATACTTTTGTTTAATAGTAGTGTACGGgttgacatttaaaacaatactagCATAGATTATATAGATTAGTATACGTATAAACTAAAAACGCACAAAGTTTAAACGGTTATCGATCGCATTCCCCAGATGAAACGATGGTTTGTGATAATACTATTgaagggactcgttcacagaGACTCGTTCACAGATGTTATGTAAGTAACGATTGATTGGAATTGAATTAGTTTAATCACACTTATAAATAAACAGCAATTGGCagatgtgtatgtatgtatttctttagacattgcggtcaaggataacccgtgaaagtgcaagcacttatttccaacggggtccttaagggacagcacgctgaagagacagtggtgggatacaaggaagtccgggtgcgataccctagctctttttcgaagagaccccttggttcttttacgtgctcggtgtaaagcaccgatacacggggtaccaCTTCCCTGGGTAAAACCAGTACTGAtaacaccacttttccaagcactaccctttaaaagccaagcgccaggcaagggagctacttgtaccagtTTTTAACGTaatttggtatgacgcggccacgggtcgaacccacgacctcccgctccgtaggcggagcttaaccactaggccacggagacggttaaGTTAGaaccaaataattgtacatattGGACGGATTCTTTTACGATTTCTTTAACGGTAAATTCTTTACGAACGAAATATCTCTTTTTGAACGTCCATTAGTTTAAACGTATATAATACATACCTGGGAGTTCATAAGAAATCGATGTCCGGCCTAAAATAGGTAGACGAGTTCCCGTAATAGGAAATAATAGGAAACAATCCTGGATTGCTGAGTTAAATAGACTTGAATGAAACTTTTAATTACTACAATaaagtattatgtttaaatagaaattTCAGGATTTCTTCTTCATGAATCAAATCAAGACACTGAAAGGACGAACAAGTTTGTCGCCTTTATCCCCACGTATTTGCAGTGGCCTATGGACATTTATTATAGAGATAGTCTAATACTCTTTCTGTATCTTTTAATATGTAAACTATCAGTATTTAGCGGATGAAAGACTCAACATGcgaaattttatatatatatatatatatatatatatatatatatatatatatatatatatatatatatatatatatatatatatatatatatatatatatatatcacgaGGATAAGAATAATCGGCATCATCTATCCTTGCACCACATGCACATATTGTTTATAGTTCAGTGCAAGACTGTCATGGCGTTCACTTCGGTTGTGGATGGTGTACTATATACGTTTAAATGGTATCAGTAACTCCCTTAAATAATGCTCGAAATGAGATATTAATACGGGGAAACTTGGAGTACTACGGCGCCACCAATGTAAGTGGACGTTGTATGACAATATGGGGAACAAGCATGAATGAAATACAAAAGAATGCACAAGCTGATCACAGCCAAATCATTATTAAATGGAATACATCGAAACCCACCTCACTACATTTAAACACTATTTTCGGTTGAGGAAAGAGGCACAAAATCCTGGACCCCACCCAATCCCTAGATACTTCAGAACTGCCTCtgatgttattgttaatttgacatgagatagaagtgacagcaattcgcagtcaaaaccagacattggaagacttgaagaaacagagtgagatacaagagatccgggtgcgataccctagctctttgcgaagagacctcttggttctttaacgtgctcggtgtaaagcaccgatacacgggatacaactttcctgggttgaaccagtgctgagtacaccacttttccaagcactaccctttaaatgtccgtaggcggacgccttgaccactaggccacggagatgGTACTGCCTCTGATGTGACCTCTCATCTCATTTAAATACGCATTGTAAACTCGTGATGACACGGCGGCAAACTAAATGTACAAAAAACTTTATAAACTcgaattaaaagaataaaaatctTTGTTCTTTAATAATCACTCTTTCAATTCAATTTTCGTTCGTCAACCGCACACATCTGATAACGGCAGGTTTCACCAATCCGTTCAAAATACTCCAAATTTCCCTTTACCGTGACCACACAACAGCAATCGTTACAACTGGGCCATCTCCGGCAAACttaactcggccatctccggcaagcttaaATCGGTTATCTCCGCCAATCTTAATTCGGCCATCACCGGCAACTTTACTGGATCATCTCCGGCAAACttaactcggccatctccggcaaacttaactcggccatctccggcaaacttaactcggccatctccggcaagcttaaCTCGGTTATCTCCGCCAAACTTAATTCGGCCATCACCGGCAACTTTACTGGATCATCTCCGGCAAACttaactcggccatctccggcaatcTTAGGGAAAGACCTCGTTTATAGGCTTCAAGATACGTAAATGTGATGCGGTCGCCGGCGACTGACTCAATTATTATGACGTTCATAAGACGAATTCGACAACGTAACGTAGACaatgtactgaaattaatgGTGTCGATTCGTGTCTAAATTatgctttaaataaacatgaaatatgattaaaattaaaagaaaaatagcTTGGTACTCTTCGCCATGCGttcaattaaatatatcatagaTGCCGAAATGACGGACTAA
Proteins encoded in this region:
- the LOC128231852 gene encoding F-box only protein 31-like — its product is MNLTDLPPEVLTFILSYLKGKDLARISLSCTLLRDLSNSGILWQQRCLKEFKFTDVEGWSCSFREVYSKVLNNYGFLLGLKRRRTDCYGGLVHITYEKGRIVAYEYFGKKDIRDNLERIRLFSISFVDGNVNVTWYRRHLDVDVTCTIEKEDVNGDSFHVQLGDSSHPDRGQIEEVLRRFRAECDLRGMHGMNSLTDQRFKEIVQSKQVFERLRMPAITRPFGSQFPIGPGLFKGMYSAHGTELLLLTYDMEKQKALASKISGDSNVPAGEVSIEVNLQKPMVLTAEQQQSHASIRALSPDDPPPILGEDCDTFRQPFHDPTNFGQTDGFDPPTFCLCRYHALGTVSPTGYTDPQQIPVHFMVFNEDMFGVMWIGLHHFSLYVKVKEQFETYER